A DNA window from Ornithobacterium rhinotracheale DSM 15997 contains the following coding sequences:
- a CDS encoding HU family DNA-binding protein, with product MSIKYNVIQRRNPSKPEEPQKYYAVVASDGEMDIAQLVKQIEKFSALSEADIRGVIIALENVIQDALAAGKIVRLDKLGSLYATLSSGAADTEKDFHSGLIKKVGVNYRPGKRILDSMKAAGFERIKKNS from the coding sequence ATGAGCATAAAATACAATGTAATTCAGCGAAGAAACCCAAGCAAGCCAGAAGAACCACAAAAATACTATGCCGTGGTGGCAAGCGATGGAGAAATGGATATAGCCCAGCTCGTTAAGCAAATTGAGAAGTTTTCGGCACTCAGCGAGGCAGATATTCGTGGCGTTATCATTGCGCTAGAGAATGTAATTCAAGACGCCTTGGCAGCGGGCAAAATCGTTCGTTTAGATAAGCTCGGCTCGCTCTATGCCACTTTAAGCAGTGGAGCGGCAGATACAGAGAAAGATTTTCATTCGGGCTTAATCAAAAAGGTAGGGGTAAACTACCGCCCAGGCAAGCGTATCCTAGATAGCATGAAGGCGGCAGGCTTTGAGCGTATCAAGAAAAACAGTTAG
- the mreC gene encoding rod shape-determining protein MreC, translating into MQFLVNLLSKIGVFVLFLLLEGVAVFLMFTQGGYHKGAIGEKMMSVDGYVSGKIAKVSHFFDLPEENEALAQENALLRQSLKNLQSSPAQGISLKDSTLLYPFKYFPAQVVDYSLRKRDNYFLINKGAADGIKEDMAVLSLDGLVGVVFSTSKHYALVLSILHSKTNIKAKVKNLDYFGIIQWPGEDHRILELTEIPKYLNVKVGDTVVTAGASAVYPEGELIGRVSKLSPNPQTGDYNIEVTTFNDLARVKNVYVVEDLERPDIQQAKAKEEELANGTE; encoded by the coding sequence ATGCAGTTTTTAGTCAATCTACTCTCAAAAATAGGTGTTTTTGTGCTCTTTCTCCTGCTGGAGGGAGTGGCAGTGTTTCTTATGTTTACACAGGGTGGATACCACAAGGGGGCAATAGGAGAGAAAATGATGAGCGTAGATGGCTATGTTTCAGGTAAAATAGCAAAAGTTTCACATTTCTTTGATTTGCCGGAGGAAAACGAAGCCCTAGCACAAGAAAACGCTTTGTTGAGGCAGTCTCTCAAAAATTTACAATCTAGCCCTGCACAGGGGATAAGCCTAAAGGATTCTACACTATTGTACCCGTTTAAATACTTTCCTGCACAGGTGGTAGATTACTCTTTAAGAAAGAGAGATAATTATTTCTTGATTAACAAAGGAGCGGCAGATGGCATAAAAGAAGACATGGCTGTGCTTTCGCTCGATGGGCTTGTAGGCGTAGTGTTTTCAACCTCTAAGCACTATGCGTTGGTATTGTCTATCCTGCATTCCAAGACCAATATCAAGGCTAAAGTAAAAAACTTAGATTATTTTGGGATTATTCAATGGCCAGGCGAAGATCACAGGATTCTTGAGCTCACAGAAATTCCCAAATATTTGAATGTAAAGGTGGGAGACACCGTCGTTACCGCGGGAGCATCTGCAGTGTATCCAGAGGGGGAGCTCATCGGTAGAGTTTCAAAACTGAGCCCCAATCCACAAACAGGAGATTACAACATAGAGGTTACTACATTCAACGATTTAGCCAGAGTTAAAAATGTATATGTAGTAGAGGATTTAGAAAGACCAGATATTCAACAAGCAAAAGCCAAAGAAGAGGAGTTAGCCAATGGTACAGAGTAG
- the mreD gene encoding rod shape-determining protein MreD translates to MVQSSLANVGKMIFFILLQVLIFNNINFWGYANPYIYILFILTLPSSTNRYALLLYAFAIGFAIDVFEHTGGVNAFATVLVAYLRNPLINLLSNQNVDELGNSKFANFSFLQWSVYIVVLILIQHLSIDLIESLQWHNFWLIVERSLIGTLISIILSAIYILSFPPKRQSEI, encoded by the coding sequence ATGGTACAGAGTAGTTTAGCCAATGTAGGGAAAATGATATTTTTCATACTACTGCAAGTCCTAATTTTTAATAATATAAATTTTTGGGGCTATGCCAATCCTTACATTTATATATTGTTTATATTAACGCTTCCTTCTAGCACCAATCGCTATGCACTCTTGCTCTATGCCTTTGCCATAGGTTTTGCCATAGATGTTTTTGAGCACACAGGCGGTGTGAATGCCTTTGCCACGGTTTTGGTAGCTTATCTCAGAAATCCATTGATTAATCTTTTATCCAATCAAAATGTAGACGAACTAGGAAATTCCAAATTTGCGAATTTCTCCTTTTTGCAATGGAGCGTTTACATCGTTGTGCTGATATTAATTCAGCATTTAAGCATTGATTTAATTGAAAGTTTGCAGTGGCATAATTTCTGGCTAATTGTAGAGCGTAGCCTTATCGGAACCTTAATAAGCATAATACTTTCGGCAATTTATATTTTATCTTTTCCTCCTAAAAGACAGAGCGAAATATAA
- a CDS encoding ABC transporter ATP-binding protein, protein MKELLSLNKYLYKYRGRLFLGTLFIIGLNFFMVYKIRYVGKAVNFIKASLSSGETEQISQLWYYGALIILLPLVAVFLQFLMRQTIIVASRHMEYDLKNVIYEHYQELDTAFYKNNRIGDLMNRISEDVSYVRMYLGPGIMYPINLLAMSVILVIEMLSIDKTMTLFTLLPLPFLSVLVYFLSSKINRKSRELQAEQSNLSAFVQDMFSGIRVIKSFSKEKSVKANYAKNVKKYKHKAIELANIDAFFTPLVVVIIGVSQIVILYVGGMRYINGQIQEIGTLAQFFMYLNMLIWPFTSLGWVSMVVQRASSSMKRINEFLNTEPSVQNTGTIKSKIQGKINFENVDFVYDNTGIQALKNVTFEVPAGETLAILGKTGSGKTTIAELISRLYDPTNGVVKVDDQDLKSYDLFALRDQIGVVPQEAFLFSTSLRENLNFGADEDTLELAREYAEKADLHENIECFREGYDTVVGERGVTLSGGQKQRLSIARALIKKPKILIFDDSLSAVDTETETTILNNIKQESEGKTTIIITHRVSSAKHAHQIIVLDCGEIIERGTHQDLMDLGGIYSEMYTQQTQMQD, encoded by the coding sequence ATGAAAGAGCTTTTAAGTCTAAATAAATATTTATATAAATACCGTGGTCGTTTATTCCTTGGAACACTGTTCATTATAGGGCTAAACTTTTTTATGGTATATAAGATTAGATATGTAGGAAAGGCGGTAAACTTTATCAAAGCTTCATTGAGTAGTGGTGAGACGGAGCAGATCAGCCAATTGTGGTACTATGGTGCGTTGATTATCTTATTGCCTTTGGTTGCGGTGTTTCTCCAATTTTTGATGCGTCAAACCATCATTGTGGCGTCTCGCCATATGGAATATGATTTGAAAAATGTTATTTATGAGCATTATCAAGAGCTAGACACAGCTTTTTATAAAAACAATCGAATTGGAGATTTGATGAATCGCATTAGCGAAGATGTGAGCTATGTCCGTATGTATTTAGGGCCTGGTATCATGTATCCTATCAACTTATTGGCAATGTCGGTGATTTTGGTCATTGAGATGCTTTCGATTGATAAAACAATGACGCTTTTCACTTTGTTGCCTTTACCGTTTTTGTCGGTTTTGGTGTATTTTTTAAGTAGTAAAATCAATCGAAAAAGCCGAGAACTACAAGCCGAGCAATCCAATTTGTCGGCCTTTGTGCAAGACATGTTTTCGGGCATTCGTGTAATAAAGTCCTTTAGTAAAGAAAAAAGTGTTAAAGCTAATTATGCCAAAAATGTAAAAAAATACAAGCACAAAGCCATAGAGCTCGCTAATATTGATGCGTTTTTCACTCCTTTGGTTGTAGTAATCATTGGCGTGAGTCAAATCGTGATTTTGTATGTAGGGGGAATGCGCTACATCAATGGTCAAATTCAAGAAATTGGTACACTTGCACAATTCTTTATGTATTTAAATATGCTTATATGGCCATTTACATCGCTAGGTTGGGTGTCTATGGTGGTGCAGAGAGCCTCTAGCTCTATGAAGCGTATCAATGAGTTTTTAAATACAGAGCCATCGGTGCAAAATACGGGGACGATTAAATCTAAAATTCAAGGTAAAATTAATTTTGAAAATGTAGATTTCGTCTACGATAATACAGGGATTCAGGCATTGAAAAATGTTACTTTTGAGGTTCCTGCGGGCGAAACGCTTGCTATTTTAGGCAAAACAGGATCTGGGAAAACTACTATTGCTGAATTGATTTCGCGCTTATATGACCCAACAAATGGGGTGGTGAAGGTTGACGACCAGGATTTAAAATCTTATGATTTGTTTGCGCTAAGGGATCAAATCGGGGTGGTGCCACAAGAGGCTTTTTTGTTTTCTACAAGTTTGCGAGAAAATTTGAATTTTGGAGCAGATGAGGATACGCTAGAGCTAGCGAGAGAATATGCAGAAAAGGCTGATTTGCATGAGAATATAGAGTGCTTTAGAGAAGGATATGATACAGTTGTAGGAGAGCGTGGAGTTACGCTTTCGGGCGGACAAAAGCAGCGTCTTTCCATTGCGCGTGCTTTGATAAAAAAGCCTAAAATTCTAATTTTTGATGACAGCCTTTCTGCCGTGGATACCGAAACAGAAACCACAATTTTAAACAATATTAAGCAAGAGTCGGAAGGGAAGACGACTATAATCATCACGCACCGAGTTTCTTCGGCTAAGCATGCACACCAAATCATCGTTTTGGATTGTGGCGAAATCATTGAGCGCGGAACGCACCAAGATTTAATGGATTTAGGCGGAATTTATAGCGAAATGTACACGCAACAAACACAAATGCAAGACTAA
- a CDS encoding DNA gyrase/topoisomerase IV subunit A → MDSTPENKTGESTKKIAEMYKEWFLDYSSYVILSRAIPSIYDGLKPVQRRILHSMREMEDGRYNKVANIVGNTMKYHPHGDSSIGGALVQIGQKNLLIDKQGNWGNIFTGDVAAASRYIEARLTKFALEVVFNPKTTEWQNSYDGRNKEPINLPIKFPLLLAQGVEGIAVGLSTQILPHNFNELIDASIKHLRGKKFELYPDFQTGGMIDVSDYNDGERGGRVRIRAKITQEDKSTLKISDIPYGQTTSSVIASILSANEKGKIKIRKVEDNTAEKVEILVHLSNNVSPDKMIDALYAFTSCEVSLSPNACVIVDKRPEFLSVSQILKLNTQNTVELLKRELEIELEELEYKWHFSSLERIFIENRIYHDIEQEETWEGVIRAIDEGLKPHISHLRRPVTEEDIVKLTEIRIKRISKFDLDKAQQYIESLEEQIAAVKNNLDNLIEYAIDYFKRLKEKYGKDKQRLTEIRPFEDIDATKVAAANVRLYGNFAEGFIGTGSAMRKDEFLFECSDIDDIITFRRNGSMMVTKVDDKTFIGKDIIHCAVWKKKDKRTIYNVVYRMGKTGPYYQKRFSVTSIIRDKEYPIASDIDGSQILYFSANPNGEAEVVQVLLNQRARLKKLKFELDFADLAVRGKLTKGNLVSKHPIKKIELKEHGVSTLAPRKIWFDEAVKRLNVEGRGKYLGAFRGEDKILTINSEGVAQLTNFDLTNHYDDNLLFIEKWIPEKPISCVYYDSERERYYVKRFVLEDSLKEQPFYFLEDNKSFIEFISVDRIPQIEIVFKKVNGNEREPEIVNLEEFIAVKGITAMGNQLTTYDVKKIVPLEPIPYEEPEPEEENKEEEDEDSYDLEPKQASLFDDEE, encoded by the coding sequence ATGGATTCAACCCCCGAAAATAAAACTGGAGAGTCTACCAAGAAGATAGCGGAAATGTACAAAGAATGGTTTTTGGACTATTCTTCTTATGTGATTTTATCGCGTGCAATTCCTTCTATTTACGATGGGCTTAAGCCCGTGCAGCGTCGTATTCTACACTCTATGCGAGAGATGGAGGACGGGCGCTACAACAAGGTGGCAAACATCGTGGGGAACACCATGAAATATCACCCGCACGGGGATTCCTCCATTGGTGGAGCCTTGGTGCAAATAGGGCAAAAGAATTTACTCATCGATAAGCAGGGAAACTGGGGAAACATCTTCACGGGAGATGTAGCGGCGGCGTCTCGTTATATTGAGGCGCGTTTAACCAAGTTTGCGCTGGAAGTGGTCTTTAATCCCAAGACTACCGAGTGGCAAAATTCTTACGATGGAAGAAATAAAGAACCTATAAATTTACCGATTAAATTCCCTTTGCTTTTAGCACAAGGTGTGGAGGGGATTGCGGTGGGGCTTTCTACGCAGATTTTGCCGCATAACTTCAACGAGTTGATAGATGCTTCTATTAAGCATTTAAGAGGAAAGAAGTTTGAATTGTATCCTGATTTCCAAACAGGGGGTATGATCGATGTTTCGGACTACAACGACGGTGAGCGTGGCGGACGCGTTAGAATCCGAGCTAAAATTACGCAAGAAGATAAATCTACACTCAAGATTTCAGATATTCCGTATGGGCAAACAACATCTTCGGTAATTGCAAGTATTTTGAGTGCCAATGAAAAGGGAAAAATCAAAATTCGTAAAGTAGAGGATAATACTGCCGAGAAAGTCGAAATTCTGGTGCATCTGAGCAATAATGTTTCGCCAGACAAAATGATTGATGCCTTGTATGCTTTTACAAGCTGTGAGGTTTCTCTTTCGCCCAATGCCTGCGTGATTGTAGATAAAAGACCAGAATTTTTATCGGTTTCGCAAATATTAAAACTTAATACCCAAAATACGGTAGAGCTACTCAAGAGAGAGTTAGAAATAGAGCTTGAAGAATTGGAGTATAAATGGCATTTTTCATCGCTTGAAAGAATCTTTATCGAAAACAGAATTTATCACGACATTGAGCAAGAAGAAACTTGGGAAGGAGTGATCCGAGCCATAGATGAGGGCTTGAAACCGCATATTTCACACTTGCGCCGTCCTGTAACCGAGGAAGATATTGTAAAACTCACCGAAATCAGAATTAAGCGTATTTCTAAATTTGATTTAGACAAAGCACAACAATATATCGAGTCTTTGGAAGAGCAAATTGCTGCGGTTAAAAATAATTTAGATAACTTAATCGAGTATGCCATAGATTACTTTAAGCGACTTAAAGAAAAATATGGAAAAGACAAGCAACGCCTCACCGAAATTCGCCCATTTGAGGACATCGACGCAACCAAAGTAGCCGCTGCCAATGTCCGCTTATATGGCAACTTTGCCGAAGGTTTTATCGGGACAGGAAGTGCAATGCGCAAAGATGAATTTTTGTTTGAATGCTCAGATATTGATGATATCATCACATTCCGCCGAAATGGTAGCATGATGGTTACCAAAGTAGATGATAAAACATTTATAGGCAAAGACATAATCCACTGTGCAGTGTGGAAGAAAAAGGACAAACGCACGATTTACAATGTCGTTTACCGCATGGGGAAAACAGGACCTTATTACCAGAAAAGATTTTCGGTAACCAGTATTATCCGAGACAAGGAATACCCTATTGCCAGCGATATCGATGGTTCGCAAATTCTGTATTTTTCAGCAAATCCAAACGGGGAGGCAGAAGTGGTACAAGTTTTATTGAACCAAAGAGCAAGGCTTAAAAAACTTAAATTTGAATTAGATTTCGCAGATTTAGCCGTAAGAGGAAAGCTTACAAAAGGGAATTTGGTGTCTAAGCACCCGATCAAAAAAATCGAACTCAAGGAGCATGGCGTGTCTACATTGGCACCAAGAAAAATTTGGTTTGATGAGGCAGTGAAAAGGCTAAATGTAGAAGGAAGAGGAAAATACCTTGGAGCATTCCGTGGAGAGGATAAGATATTAACAATCAATAGTGAGGGGGTAGCACAGCTTACCAATTTTGATTTGACTAATCACTATGATGATAATCTCCTATTTATCGAAAAATGGATTCCAGAAAAGCCAATCTCTTGCGTTTATTACGACAGCGAGCGCGAGCGTTATTATGTGAAACGCTTTGTGCTAGAAGATAGCTTAAAAGAGCAACCATTCTATTTCTTAGAAGACAATAAATCTTTCATAGAATTTATTTCTGTGGATAGAATCCCGCAGATTGAGATTGTTTTCAAAAAAGTAAACGGCAACGAGCGCGAGCCAGAAATTGTGAATTTGGAGGAATTTATCGCCGTAAAAGGAATTACTGCGATGGGCAACCAGCTCACAACCTATGATGTTAAGAAAATTGTGCCGCTTGAGCCAATTCCATACGAGGAACCTGAACCAGAAGAGGAAAACAAAGAGGAAGAAGATGAGGATTCTTATGATTTAGAGCCAAAACAAGCATCGCTTTTTGACGACGAAGAATAA
- a CDS encoding IS982 family transposase, translating to MHEQSYTKLQNYKIILKELKETCKNIPTKKKIRKPKLSDMELVALNITAEYMSINSELQLFRRIAGTELDSKIERSVYNKRKRKLFSYIEKIRKTLSEKFSDFTDVFIVDSTPIEICKVSRAHRSAICSTDEIHPSFGYCAAKKSKYFGYKLHAVCDKNGIFHSFDFTPANVHDVNYLKDIKEDFKNCELIGDRGYISKEIQLDLFNCSNINLSVPMRKNQHDFVAFPKVKSRIRKRIETNFSQLCGQFLMGINLAKTFQGFITRILSKITSFTMIQYLNFFVFKRDLNKIKVNLC from the coding sequence ATACATGAACAATCTTATACAAAACTACAAAACTACAAAATTATTTTGAAAGAACTGAAAGAAACTTGCAAAAATATTCCTACTAAAAAGAAAATCCGAAAACCGAAATTGTCTGATATGGAATTAGTGGCACTGAATATTACCGCGGAATATATGTCTATAAACTCTGAACTTCAGCTATTTAGACGCATCGCTGGAACGGAATTAGACAGCAAAATAGAAAGAAGCGTTTACAACAAAAGAAAACGAAAACTTTTTTCATACATCGAAAAAATAAGGAAGACCCTAAGTGAAAAATTCTCAGATTTTACCGATGTTTTTATCGTAGATTCAACCCCTATTGAAATTTGTAAAGTGAGTAGAGCCCATCGTTCCGCCATCTGTTCCACTGATGAAATACACCCCTCATTTGGGTATTGTGCTGCCAAAAAATCAAAGTATTTTGGGTACAAACTTCATGCGGTTTGCGACAAAAATGGCATCTTTCATTCCTTTGATTTTACACCTGCTAATGTCCATGATGTCAACTACCTGAAAGACATCAAAGAAGACTTTAAAAACTGTGAGTTAATCGGGGATAGAGGCTATATCAGCAAGGAAATTCAACTGGATTTATTTAACTGTTCTAACATCAATTTATCCGTTCCGATGCGGAAAAACCAGCATGATTTTGTAGCGTTTCCAAAAGTCAAATCAAGAATTAGAAAACGTATTGAGACGAATTTTTCCCAGCTGTGCGGACAGTTTTTAATGGGCATCAACTTAGCCAAAACTTTTCAGGGATTCATTACAAGAATACTGTCAAAAATCACTTCTTTTACCATGATTCAGTATCTCAATTTTTTCGTATTCAAGAGAGATTTGAACAAAATTAAAGTGAATTTGTGCTAA
- a CDS encoding rhomboid family intramembrane serine protease — MGEYITYFIIGLTVFTSWQAWERPELFDRFKFQMSAILDQKQYDRIFTSGFIHADGMHLFFNMFALYVFMPVVLYVFSIQATLLIYILAILSGNLLTILVHHKDRWHNAVGASGGVSGIVFAGIILFPQMPLQIVFMPFFSFPAWLFGVVYLAYSAFGMKRNLGNLGHAAHIGGSLVGIIIGLYLKY; from the coding sequence ATGGGAGAATATATAACTTATTTTATCATAGGGCTCACGGTTTTTACCAGTTGGCAAGCATGGGAACGACCAGAATTGTTCGATCGGTTTAAATTTCAAATGTCTGCGATTTTAGACCAAAAGCAGTACGATCGTATTTTTACATCAGGCTTTATTCATGCAGATGGTATGCATTTGTTTTTCAATATGTTTGCTCTGTATGTGTTTATGCCTGTGGTGTTATATGTATTTTCGATTCAGGCAACACTGTTGATTTATATTTTAGCCATACTGAGTGGGAATTTACTCACGATTTTGGTGCATCATAAAGATCGCTGGCACAACGCAGTAGGAGCTTCGGGCGGTGTTTCGGGGATTGTGTTTGCGGGTATCATATTGTTTCCTCAGATGCCTTTGCAAATTGTGTTTATGCCATTTTTTAGTTTTCCTGCGTGGCTATTTGGTGTGGTTTATTTAGCCTATTCCGCCTTTGGAATGAAAAGAAATTTAGGCAATCTCGGGCATGCTGCCCACATAGGAGGTAGCTTGGTGGGGATTATCATAGGCTTATACTTAAAATATTAG
- a CDS encoding FISUMP domain-containing protein: MKRSFYLLGMLLSGGVALAQQDAEGRVGINTDSPQATLDIAELSNVPSTQPQGVSFPNFSTEERAKFENPKVGTMIFNTTKKCLEMYFGVVNGVHQWSCIPDVNNKQSQNVSVEPAGWSGQFIGGVALNGQSVKFKLVNNGFVGITNVNFSDAVSIQNASSGASKQGNVSVKQGQHTSVSLNGGESRVLTYQLEGTPEAGTLVAKFEKLGLSADQQTVVGLGLGLGSASVANKDNYTVSLYYQPTNTTIQGKINNGAEKVTIKIPYTNGKGSYNAVNINNIRTAPGQGGDVNNLSLSIPAGNFGVTGELEATITVSGSDQEYLVRQLAPGDSYDIATFNVDINGSRATVVLKGIGGIPDKKFGVETNGKLEHQFIYIPITGPDGRTWLNNNLGADYANVNSRHFNPTQQATSKTDYKAYGSLFQWGREANGHELVDWTSSTSGRVVHSNLSWSSDMSSSLTTYHDPCPNGYHTPTEQELRNLYNTIVGKSLSGTNSSNSDKMWSERQLNLPAAGYRRYTLGSQFNYAGSSGYYWSSTQDGSGNAWELYFNSSSSGMSDFSRSFGQPVRCLKD; this comes from the coding sequence ATGAAACGAAGTTTTTATCTTCTAGGAATGTTGCTGTCGGGCGGTGTAGCCCTTGCACAGCAAGATGCAGAGGGGCGTGTAGGGATTAATACCGACTCTCCCCAAGCTACTTTGGACATTGCGGAGTTGAGCAACGTGCCATCGACGCAGCCCCAAGGAGTATCGTTCCCCAATTTTAGTACGGAGGAGCGTGCTAAGTTTGAAAACCCTAAGGTGGGTACAATGATTTTTAACACAACCAAGAAATGTTTAGAGATGTATTTTGGGGTAGTGAATGGGGTACACCAGTGGAGTTGTATTCCTGATGTGAACAATAAGCAGTCTCAAAATGTGAGTGTGGAGCCAGCCGGCTGGAGTGGACAGTTTATTGGTGGCGTAGCATTAAATGGTCAATCGGTTAAGTTTAAGTTAGTGAACAATGGTTTTGTAGGGATAACAAATGTTAATTTTTCTGATGCTGTGAGCATACAGAACGCCTCTAGTGGGGCTTCCAAGCAGGGCAATGTAAGCGTTAAGCAAGGGCAGCACACCAGTGTTTCGTTAAATGGAGGAGAAAGCAGGGTGCTCACCTATCAGTTAGAGGGTACGCCAGAGGCAGGAACCTTAGTAGCTAAATTTGAGAAATTAGGGCTTTCCGCCGACCAGCAAACTGTGGTAGGCTTAGGTTTAGGTTTAGGTTCTGCAAGTGTTGCGAACAAAGACAATTACACGGTGTCTTTGTATTACCAGCCTACTAATACTACTATCCAAGGAAAAATAAATAACGGAGCAGAAAAAGTAACGATAAAAATCCCATATACCAATGGGAAAGGCTCATATAATGCTGTAAACATTAACAACATAAGAACCGCACCAGGGCAAGGTGGTGATGTAAATAATTTAAGCCTCTCTATCCCTGCGGGTAACTTTGGGGTAACAGGTGAGTTAGAGGCAACGATTACGGTGAGCGGTAGCGACCAAGAGTATTTGGTAAGGCAGTTAGCCCCTGGGGATTCGTATGATATAGCCACATTTAATGTAGATATAAACGGAAGTAGAGCAACTGTAGTATTAAAAGGCATAGGCGGTATCCCAGATAAGAAGTTTGGGGTGGAAACCAATGGTAAATTAGAGCACCAGTTTATCTATATTCCTATCACAGGACCAGATGGTAGAACATGGTTAAATAACAATTTAGGAGCGGATTATGCTAATGTTAATTCTCGACACTTTAATCCAACCCAGCAGGCTACAAGTAAGACTGATTATAAGGCATATGGTTCGTTGTTTCAGTGGGGAAGAGAGGCAAATGGACATGAGTTAGTAGATTGGACAAGTTCCACTTCAGGACGTGTAGTACATTCAAATCTGTCTTGGAGTAGCGATATGTCGTCAAGTTTAACCACTTATCATGATCCATGTCCAAATGGGTATCATACGCCTACGGAGCAGGAGTTAAGAAATTTATATAATACAATTGTGGGAAAAAGTTTAAGTGGAACAAATTCTTCTAATTCAGATAAAATGTGGAGTGAGCGTCAGTTAAATCTTCCCGCTGCAGGCTACCGCCGCTACACCCTTGGTTCGCAGTTCAACTACGCAGGTAGCAGCGGCTACTACTGGTCGTCTACGCAGGATGGTAGCGGCAACGCATGGGAGTTGTACTTCAACTCGAGCAGTAGCGGCATGAGCGATTTCAGCCGTTCCTTCGGGCAGCCGGTTCGTTGCCTCAAGGATTAG
- a CDS encoding rod shape-determining protein, whose protein sequence is MGLFNFFTKDIAIDLGTANTLIIHNNKVVVDHPSIVAIDRQSGKLIAVGHEAKRMQGKTHDDIKIVRPLKDGVIADFEASEKMIREFISMIPGLKGGMFAPALRMVICIPSGITQVERRAVKDSALHVNAKDIRLIYEPMAAAIGVGIDIQQPEGNMIIDIGGGTTEIAVISLGGIVVDQSVKIAGDIFTNDIAYHLRTHHNLYVGERTAERIKIEIGSALEELEHEPDDIYVQGRDLITGKPKEVVVNYKEVARALDNSISRIEDAVMETLSKTPPELAADIHNTGVYMAGGGSMLRGLDQRISKKTGLPVFLAEDPLRAVVKGTGIALKNMDKFTFLER, encoded by the coding sequence ATGGGCTTATTCAATTTCTTTACAAAAGATATCGCAATAGACTTAGGTACTGCAAATACCTTAATCATTCATAATAATAAAGTAGTAGTAGATCATCCGTCCATTGTAGCCATCGATCGCCAATCAGGGAAATTAATCGCCGTGGGGCACGAGGCTAAAAGAATGCAAGGGAAAACACATGATGACATCAAGATCGTGCGTCCTTTGAAAGATGGGGTAATCGCTGATTTTGAGGCGTCTGAGAAAATGATTAGAGAATTTATCTCTATGATTCCAGGCTTAAAAGGCGGAATGTTTGCGCCAGCACTTAGAATGGTGATCTGTATCCCTTCGGGCATCACGCAAGTGGAGCGTAGAGCGGTAAAAGATTCGGCATTGCATGTAAATGCCAAGGATATACGCCTTATTTATGAGCCTATGGCAGCCGCTATTGGAGTAGGGATAGATATCCAGCAACCAGAAGGAAACATGATCATCGATATAGGAGGCGGTACCACAGAAATCGCGGTGATTTCGCTAGGAGGTATCGTGGTAGACCAATCGGTGAAAATTGCAGGAGATATCTTTACCAATGATATAGCTTATCATTTAAGAACGCACCACAACCTATATGTGGGAGAGCGTACTGCGGAAAGAATCAAAATCGAAATCGGTTCGGCATTAGAAGAATTAGAGCACGAGCCAGATGATATCTATGTGCAAGGTCGAGACCTGATTACAGGTAAGCCTAAAGAAGTAGTGGTAAACTATAAAGAAGTAGCACGAGCTTTGGATAACTCTATTTCTCGTATTGAGGATGCTGTAATGGAAACTTTGTCCAAGACACCACCAGAGTTGGCAGCAGATATCCACAACACGGGTGTTTATATGGCGGGCGGAGGCTCAATGCTTCGCGGGCTAGATCAGCGAATTTCTAAAAAAACAGGATTGCCGGTATTCTTGGCAGAAGATCCGTTGCGTGCCGTAGTAAAGGGAACAGGTATCGCTTTGAAAAATATGGATAAATTCACTTTCTTAGAGCGATAG